The following proteins come from a genomic window of Diorhabda carinulata isolate Delta chromosome X, icDioCari1.1, whole genome shotgun sequence:
- the LOC130902137 gene encoding sulfide:quinone oxidoreductase, mitochondrial, whose translation MVVLRILYRNFRISERRFSATSVNRDKYSCKILVVGGGAGGCSTAAKFARTLKKNELIVLEPSEYHYYQPLFTIIGGGTSTIQEARRKESDVLPKNCTWIKDKAALYDPDKSFVTTEKGDVIEYDYMLIAVGLELRYDLIPGLQEALDKSSNVCSIYSPKYAPQVFEVLKNLKDGAAHFTFPNSPVKCPGAPQKICYISDHYLRKQNRRDNVNITYNTSLPVIFGVKKYADALWKLCKSRNIDVNLRTNLVNVNSVNNEATFQNLDNPDEKKTVKFSMLHVVPPMATPLSLSSNKKISNEAGFVNVHKHTLQHIVYPNIFSIGDCASTPNSKTAAAAAAQTEVVFRNLSAVMNGQSLPLSYDGYASCPLVTGYDKCILAEFDYNLNPLETFPFDQDKELRSMYILKKIFMPQLYWNLMLNGYWNGPALFRRIMHLQFMDKKPPAKS comes from the exons ATGGTTGTGTTAAGAATTCTTTATAGAAATTTTCGTATATCAGAGAGGCGTTTTTCGGCAACATCTGTAAACAGGGATAAgtatag TTGTAAGATATTGGTTGTTGGTGGTGGTGCAGGAGGCTGTTCGACAGCAGCAAAATTTGCaagaactttgaaaaaaaatgagttgATTGTATTGGAACCAAGTGAATATCACTACTACCAGCCTCTGTTTACAATAATAg GTGGTGGAACCTCCACAATACAGGAAGCCAGGAGAAAAGAATCGGATGTCCTTCCCAAAAATTGTACGTGGATAAAAGATAAAGCAGCTTTGTATGATCCCGACAAAAGTTTTGTGACTACAGAAAAAGGAGATGTCATTGAATATGATTACATGTTGATTGCAGTAGGATTGGAACTTAGATACGACCTG ATTCCAGGATTACAAGAAGCTTTGGACAAATCCAGCAATGTATGCTCAATATATTCACCTAAATATGCCCCGCAAGTTTTTGAAGtgttgaagaatttgaaagatGGTGCTGCACACTTTACGTTTCCTAATTCACCAGTAAAATGTCCGGGAGCGcctcaaaaaatttgttatatatccGATCATTATTTAAGAAAG caAAACAGAAGGGACAACGTAAATATAACCTATAACACCTCTCTTCCTGTAATTTTTGGTGTGAAGAAATATGCAGATGCTCTATGGAAACTATGCAAGTCACGAAATATCGATGTAAACTTGAGAACTAATTTAGTAAACGTAAATTCGGTTAATAATGAAgcaacttttcaaaatttggatAATCCTGATGAGAAAAAAACTGTTAAG TTTTCCATGCTTCACGTTGTACCCCCAATGGCAACGCCACTTTCGTTATCAAGtaacaagaaaatttcaaacGAAGCGGGATTTGTGAATGTCCATAAACATACACTGCAACATATTGTATACCCGAATATTTTTAGTATTGGTGATTGTGCGTCTACCCCGAACTCAAAAACGGCAGCTGCTGCAG ctgCTCAAACCGAAGTGGTTTTCAGAAACCTCAGCGCAGTCATGAATGGTCAATCCCTACCTCTTTCTTATGATGGGTACGCATCCTGTCCATTGGTTACAGGATATGATAAATGCATTTTAGCCGAATTCGATTACAATTTAAATCCACTGGAAACGTTTCCGTTTGACCAAGATAAAGAGTTAAGATCTATGTACatcttgaagaaaatatttatgcCACAGTTATATTGGAATTTGATGTTGAACGGTTATTGGAATGGACCTGCTCTCTTTAGAAGGATAATGCATCTGCAGTTTATGGATAAGAAGCCCCCTGCGAAATCCTAG
- the LOC130901232 gene encoding probable 28S ribosomal protein S16, mitochondrial: protein MSGPAVSKAGLPVPRATKIIRFMRKGCTNRPFYHIVVSDIRTDQHDPEIEQVGTHDPFPNENNEKLTSLNFERIRYWLSNGATASNPVLELLGLAGFYPIHPRSYMTAWRNREKAKQNVETASEDKT from the exons ATGTCAGGTCCTGCTGTAAGTAAAGCGGGTCTACCAGTGCCGAGAGCAACGAAAATAATTAGGTTCATGAGAAAAGGTTGTACTAACAGGCCCTTTTATCACATTGTTGTCTCAGAT ATAAGAACTGACCAACATGATCCCGAAATAGAACAAGTTGGAACGCACGATCCGTttccaaatgaaaataatgaaaaacttacTTCTTTAAACTTTGAGAGAATAAGGTACTGGTTATCGAATGGGGCTACAGCTTCAAATCCTGTCCTCGAGCTGTTgg GTCTTGCAGGATTTTATCCAATACATCCAAGAAGTTATATGACTGCTTGGCGCAATAGAGAAAAGGCAAAACAAAATGTAGAAACAGCAAGCGAAGATAAAACTTGA
- the LOC130901016 gene encoding uncharacterized protein LOC130901016: protein MIPMNHQIPFFFAGSMCESENDTCSSRDLDFNVNSPNENLLFNDATLYNHLTSYSSNVPPNDLFSNEPPPSDLHSKLSNWAASRYVRRTVVTHLLHYLHHLKSLVQSPNKPLQQINRRLKEIEMTVYEKHDSTSPDDEHFCKCELSHFLGPTPNFSCKQYKKLHYKDFIFSIASYSEANCFCLTLEGLVFKIENVVDNNGAVFILGRRFQDYRSFYKYPVDSKEFIQNLSEYIELLHCHKVFSKCIVFPFKQEWLSFSLLHH, encoded by the coding sequence atgattccaatgaatcatcaaattccgtttttttttgctggttcaatgtgtgaaagtgaaaatgacaCCTGTTCCTCAagagatttagattttaatgtaaactcgcctaatgaaaatttgctcTTCAATGATGCGACGTTATACAACCATTTGACTTCCTATTCCAGTAACGTGCCCCCtaacgatttattttctaatgaaccgCCGCCTAGCGATTTGCATTCGAAATTGTCAAACTGGGCAGCTTCAAGGTACGTTCGACGTACAGTAGTTACTCATCTCTTGCATTATCTCCACCATTTAAAATCGTTAGTTCAGTCTCCGAATAAACCGTTACAACAGATTAATAGAcgcttaaaagaaattgaaatgacagtgtacgaaaaacatgactctacttcacctgatgatGAACACTTCTGTAAATGTGAATTGTCCCATTTCTTAGGACCAACGCCAAATTTCTCTTGCAAGCAGTataaaaagcttcattataaagattttattttttctattgcatcatattcagaagcaaattgtttttgtcttaccttagaaggactggttttcaaaatagaaaatgtagtggataataatggagcagtttttatattaggtaGGAGGTTTCAGGATTAccgttcattttacaaataccctgtcgactcaaaagaatttatccaaaatttatcagagtatatcgagttattgcactgccacaaagttttttcgaaatgtattgtttttcctttcaagcaggaatggttgtcattttcattattgcatcattag